TCAATGCTGACAATGTGATTTTGTCAAATGGCGTAACAAACAACGGGAATAGCTCCATCACCGTCCCGGCTGGTGTTACCCAATTCACAGCTTCAGTGCGTGTGATCGATGACTCCCTCATTGAAAACACCGAGACCGCCATCCTCTCGATTGGCACAAATTCAGGAATTGGAGAGATCTTTGATAACGACTCTCTTCTTGTCCAAAACAGACCCGGCTCTCGTCCGGCACCAATCATTACCAAGATCAAAGCCAATACTGCACTCGAAGGTGCCGATGAAGACTTGATTTACCGTGTCTCTTTTGATCGCCGACATCGGTCAAGACGACACTACCAATTTAAAATTGGTGGGGACGCAAGCTATGGCCTCGATTATTTAACGGGCAAGAACGTTGTCATCACCAATGGAGTAGCCAGTAATAACGAAGGCACTGTCACAGTCCCCAAGGGAGTCAAGAATTTTGATGTTCATGTTCCAGTTGTTGATGACAACATCATTGAATCGACTGAAATCGCATCGATTCAAATTGGAAGACATCAGGGCATCGGTCAAATTCTTGACAATGACACCCGTCCGACATCAACACCAGCAACGCTAAGTATTAGTGACGATAAACAAGGCCTAAAGGCCAATGGACCCAGTGGTTCTGGGCTTTGGGTCAAGCTCAAAGTGGACGAAGCTCGCGACCGATGGCAAAACAATCTCGTTCTCATCAATGCCAAAGGAAAGACTGTTGGAACGCTGGGCTCTACTCCCCAAACGCACCGCTATCCCAAAGCAATCCGTGGCGAAAAGCACATCTACTTAGAGGCTGGTGAAACCATTCACTTCCTCCAACAAAGCAACAATCACAAGCGTCTTAAAACGCCAAGGCTGGAGCTGTCGACTCCTGAGCCCAATGCTGTTGCCATCGCCTTGGAAGATGGCAGAGCAGGGAGTGGTGACTTCGATGACCTGATGGTCCAGGCAACAGCGCTTGATCAACCTGAAAGTCAACAGGCCGTCAAAACCGCTAACGCCCAACGCTCGACCTCCGACGGCATCCTCAACCTGAACTGGATGGAGACGGACCAGCAGCTGATCTTGGACACCCTGAAGAACACTGATCCGGACAACCGCATCGGACTGGTGCAATTGACTCGCCAACAGTCATCTGAGTTCACCGTTAACGGCATTGGAATCAACCGACCAAAAGCCTTTCGTCAGGCTCTACGCGACAACTTGATCGAACCAGATCAACAAATTCTGGATGGCGACAAGATCAATCAACGCTGGCATCTCTCAGCGAATGAAGCCGGCTTTTACGCCCCTGTCCTCATCACTGACGAAAATCTGGTGTTCAGCTTCGGCAGAACCACGGCAGTCGATGGGGAACAGCACCTCAAGGTGTTGGGGGAAAACATCTTTGGCTTCGAAGACGACTTGGCTGGCAAAGGCACCGACTGGCATTACGACGACGTCGTCGTTGCCGCAACGCTCGCGTAAGGCAGAGGCCTCACTCGGAGGCGTAGAGTTGCTGATCGCATCGACCCAGTCGTCCGTCCGCTCCCATGCCTAAGCGTGTAAAAGTCGTTCTGAATGAGGACCTCCTCAGCCTGGGCAAGGACGGAGACCTGGTGGAGGTTGCTCCGGGTTACGCCCGTAACTTCTTGCTCCCCTTCGGCAAAGCTGTGCCTCTCACCCCAGCGGTGATGAAGCAGGTGGAGCACCGCCGGGCCAAGGAAGCTGAACGCCAGGCAGCTCTGAAGCAGGAAGCCCTCGACTTCAAGACCGCCCTTTCCACCATCGGTCGTTTCACCGTCAAGAAGCAGACCGGTGAAGACAACGTGCTGTTCGGCACCGTGACCAACGGTGATGTGGCCGAAGCCATCGAAGCAGCCACCAAGAAGGAGATCGACCGCCGCGACATCCTGGTGCCTGAAATCCACCGCACCGGCAAGTTCACCGTCACGGTGAAGCTTCACAGCGAAGTCACCGCCGAGATCAACCTGGAAGTGGTGAGCTACTGATCCCTGTTAAACGGCACTCAAACGGCTCATCCGAGCCAGAGTGTTATTCCTTTCGTAACGCCCTGCCGCCATGGTGAGCGTCCCCCTGCCAGAGAAGAATGATGGGGGACGCCGTGGTTATGGCCAGGGTCGCCGCGACGACGAGCCGAACTTCGAGGCCCTGCCCGATTCCGTCCCGCCCCAGAACCTTGAGGCGGAAGAGGCGGTATTGGGCGGCATCCTGCTTGATCCTGATGCAATCGGCCGAGTGGCTGACGTGCTGCAGCCTGAAGCCTTCTATCTGAACGCCCACCGGGAGATCTTTCGCACCGCCCTGATGCTGCACGGCCAGGGCAAGCCCACGGATCTCACTGCCATGAGCGCCTGGCTGGCCGACACCGGCGCCTTGGAGAAGGTGGGCGGCAACAACCGACTGGTGGAGTTGGTGGAGCGGGTTCCCTCCACCGCCTCGATCGAGCAGGTGGCTCGGCTGGTGATGGACAAGTTCCTACGCCGCCAGCTGATCCGCTCCGGCAACGAAGTGATTCAGCTGGGATTTGATCAGAGCCTGCCGATGGAACAGGTGCTGGACCAGGCGGAGCAGAAGATTTTCGCCATCAGCCAGGAGAAGCCCTCCAAGGGTCTGACCCCCACAGCCGAAATCCTCACCCAGACCTTTGAGGAAATCGAGAGCCGCTCCCTTGGCACCTCAGTGGCCGGCATCCCGGTGAACTTCTACGACCTGGATGCAATGACCCAGGGCCTGCAGCGCAGCGACCTGATCATCGTGGCGGGGCGGCCGGCCATGGGAAAAACCTCGATCGTGCTGAACCTGGCCAAGAACGTGGCGCAGCTGCACGACCTGCCGGTGTGCCTGTTCTCCCTGGAGATGAGCAAAGAGCAGCTCACCTACCGCCTGCTCTCGATGGAGGTGGGCATTGAAGCGGGCCGGCTGCGCACCGGCCGCTTGCAGCAGGAGGAATGGCCGCTGCTGGGGCAAGGCATCAACAGCCTTGGCCAATTGCCGATCTTCATCGACGACAAGCCCAACTCCGGCGTGCTGGAAATGCGCTCGCTCTGCCGGCGGCTGATGGCCGAACAGGGCAAAGAGCTGGGGCTGGTGATGATCGATTACCTGCAACTGATGGAAGGCTCGGGCTCCGACAACCGAGTGCAGGAGCTGTCGCGCATCACCCGGGGCCTGAAGCAAATGGCCCGGGAACTGAACGTGCCCGTGATTGCCCTTTCCCAGCTGAGCCGGGGTGTTGAGTCACGCACCAACAAGCGACCGATGCTGAGCGACCTGCGGGAATCGGGCTCGATCGAGCAGGACGCCGACTTGGTGCTGATGATCTATCGCGACGAGTATTACAACCCGGAAACTCCAGACCGGGGTATCACCGAAGTGATCGTGACCAAGCACCGCAACGGACCGGTGGGCACAGTGAAGCTGCTGTTCGAGCCCCAGTTCACTCGCTTCCGCAACCTGGCGGCCTGATCCTCTCGGCACGTCCGAAACATCTGGCCATGAAGCACGCCATCAGACCAGACAAAGCTCGGCAGACATCAGCCCATCTGCCCCTGTGAAGCGCCTCGATGCAACATTCGAGAGTTGCAGTGACCTGCAGGAGCTGTTCCAGCCGCTTTCACCAGATCTTGTCGCCCTGCAACTGAGCTGCGGAGCACTGAAGGGACGGGTGCAGGCCTGGGGGTTTGACGGATTTCGATTGAATCTGCTGAACACCAATCAAACCCTGTTCCTCAGCGGCTCGCGGCGAGCCGGAACCTGCACGCTGACCCTTCCCCTAGATCAAGCCGAGACCGACACGGATTACAGAGCCCAGGGCATCACCATGCCGTGGCCGGGCTTAATGGGATACAACCGCGACTTGATCGATTTCGATCTCAAGCTTCCCGCCGGAGCCCAGTTGGCAACGGTGGTGATCAGCAAGGCGGCCTGGCTCGATCTGCATAGGCAAACGGACGGGCCAATGATGATGAAACGCTGGGAACAGACCAATCAGCTGGAAGTTCGAACACCCCTGCGTGATCAGCTTCAACGCCAACTCATGGCAATGATTCATGGCCAAGCAGATTCACAGCAGACCGTGGATTCTGTTCAGTTAATTCATACCCTGATCCAATGCTTTGAAGAACCAACAGCAAAGACACTGCCGATCGCCAAACGGGAAGCGCGGCACCAAGCGGCCATCGACCTGCTGCACTGGTGTGCCAAGCATCCCAAAACACCACTAAAGATTGAGGAGATCAGCTCCGAGATTTATCAATCACGGACATCGCTGTTCCAAGGATCCAAAGAACACTTTCAGCGCACACCGCTCGAACTGCAACGCTCCATCCGCTTGGATCGAGTGCGGCAGTTGCTGCTCAACCCCAAGCAACGCCACAACCAAGGCCTCACGGGCGTGAGCGAGATTGTGGAAGAGATGGGCTTCCGCAGTCGGAGCCACTTCGCCCATCGCTATGAACAGCACTTTCATGAGCTGCCACGCGAGACACTCAACCGAAGCCACACCAAAGCACCCTGAAGCTCTAAAAGCCGAAACTGCGTACTTTTCGGCCCCTAAGGCAGCAAGCGAAAAGCTCATAATCCATCGCAAGGTCTGAGAGTTTCCTGAGAGGGTGTTGCTGGACGATCGTCTTTATCAAGA
The Synechococcus sp. PROS-U-1 DNA segment above includes these coding regions:
- a CDS encoding helix-turn-helix domain-containing protein, which codes for MKRLDATFESCSDLQELFQPLSPDLVALQLSCGALKGRVQAWGFDGFRLNLLNTNQTLFLSGSRRAGTCTLTLPLDQAETDTDYRAQGITMPWPGLMGYNRDLIDFDLKLPAGAQLATVVISKAAWLDLHRQTDGPMMMKRWEQTNQLEVRTPLRDQLQRQLMAMIHGQADSQQTVDSVQLIHTLIQCFEEPTAKTLPIAKREARHQAAIDLLHWCAKHPKTPLKIEEISSEIYQSRTSLFQGSKEHFQRTPLELQRSIRLDRVRQLLLNPKQRHNQGLTGVSEIVEEMGFRSRSHFAHRYEQHFHELPRETLNRSHTKAP
- the dnaB gene encoding replicative DNA helicase, translating into MVSVPLPEKNDGGRRGYGQGRRDDEPNFEALPDSVPPQNLEAEEAVLGGILLDPDAIGRVADVLQPEAFYLNAHREIFRTALMLHGQGKPTDLTAMSAWLADTGALEKVGGNNRLVELVERVPSTASIEQVARLVMDKFLRRQLIRSGNEVIQLGFDQSLPMEQVLDQAEQKIFAISQEKPSKGLTPTAEILTQTFEEIESRSLGTSVAGIPVNFYDLDAMTQGLQRSDLIIVAGRPAMGKTSIVLNLAKNVAQLHDLPVCLFSLEMSKEQLTYRLLSMEVGIEAGRLRTGRLQQEEWPLLGQGINSLGQLPIFIDDKPNSGVLEMRSLCRRLMAEQGKELGLVMIDYLQLMEGSGSDNRVQELSRITRGLKQMARELNVPVIALSQLSRGVESRTNKRPMLSDLRESGSIEQDADLVLMIYRDEYYNPETPDRGITEVIVTKHRNGPVGTVKLLFEPQFTRFRNLAA
- the rplI gene encoding 50S ribosomal protein L9, translating into MPKRVKVVLNEDLLSLGKDGDLVEVAPGYARNFLLPFGKAVPLTPAVMKQVEHRRAKEAERQAALKQEALDFKTALSTIGRFTVKKQTGEDNVLFGTVTNGDVAEAIEAATKKEIDRRDILVPEIHRTGKFTVTVKLHSEVTAEINLEVVSY